The Streptomyces sp. NBC_01689 genome includes a window with the following:
- the secA gene encoding preprotein translocase subunit SecA, which produces MSVLSKIMRAGEGKILRKLHRIADQVNSIEEDFVDLSDAELRALTDEYKQRYADGESLDDLLPEAFATVREAAKRVLGQRHYDVQMMGGAALHLGYVAEMKTGEGKTLVGTLPAYLNALSGDGVHLITVNDYLAERDSEMMGRVHKFLGLTVGCILANMTPAERREQYACDITYGTNNEFGFDYLRDNMAWAQDELVQRGHNFAIVDEVDSILVDEARTPLIISGPADQATKWYGDFAKLVTRLKKGEAGNPLKGIEETGDYEVDEKKRTVAIHEPGVAKVEDWLGIDNLYESVNTPLVGYLNNAIKAKELFKKDKDYVVIDGEVMIVDEHTGRILAGRRYNEGMHQAIEAKEGVDIKDENQTLATITLQNFFRLYGKLSGMTGTAMTEAAEFHQIYKLGVVPIPTNKPMVRKDQSDLIYRTEVAKFDAVVDDIAEKHEKGQPILVGTTSVEKSEYLSQQLSKRGIQHEVLNAKQHDREATIVAQAGRRGAVTVATNMAGRGTDIKLGGNPEDLAEAELRQRGLDPEEHIEEWAAALPAALEKAEQAVKAENDEVKDLGGLYVLGTERHESRRIDNQLRGRSGRQGDPGESRFYLSLGDDLMRLFKAQMVERVMSMANVPDDVPIENKMVTRAIASAQSQVEQQNFETRKNVLKYDEVLNRQREVIYGERRRVLEGEDLQEQIQHFMDDTIDAYIAAETAEGFAEEWDLDRLWGAFRQLYPVKATVDELEEAAGDRAGLTAEFISESVKDDIHEQYAAREEQLGSEIMRELERRVVLSVLDRKWREHLYEMDYLQEGIGLRAMAQKDPLVEYQREGFDMFGAMMDGIKEESVGYLFNLEVQVEQQVEEVPVADAAPSLEKEDVVPAGARPEIRAKGLDAPQRPDRLHFSAPTVDGEGGVVEGDFHNDDEPVRSEADGLTRAERRKQQKSSGRRRKK; this is translated from the coding sequence GTGTCCGTCCTCTCGAAGATCATGCGTGCAGGCGAAGGCAAGATCCTGCGCAAGCTGCACCGCATCGCGGACCAGGTCAACTCCATCGAAGAGGACTTCGTCGACCTCTCCGACGCCGAGCTGCGGGCCCTCACCGATGAGTACAAGCAGCGGTACGCCGACGGCGAGAGCCTCGACGACCTGCTGCCCGAGGCGTTCGCCACGGTCCGCGAGGCCGCCAAGCGCGTCCTCGGACAGCGTCACTACGACGTGCAGATGATGGGTGGCGCCGCGCTCCACCTCGGCTATGTCGCGGAGATGAAGACCGGTGAGGGCAAGACCCTCGTCGGCACGCTGCCCGCGTATCTGAACGCCCTCTCCGGAGACGGCGTCCACCTCATCACGGTCAACGACTACCTGGCCGAGCGCGACTCCGAAATGATGGGCCGGGTCCACAAGTTCCTGGGCCTGACCGTCGGCTGCATCCTGGCCAACATGACGCCGGCCGAGCGCCGCGAGCAGTACGCGTGCGACATCACCTACGGCACGAACAACGAGTTCGGCTTCGACTACCTGCGCGACAACATGGCGTGGGCCCAGGACGAACTCGTCCAGCGCGGTCACAACTTCGCGATCGTCGACGAGGTCGACTCCATCCTCGTCGACGAGGCCCGTACGCCGCTGATCATCTCCGGCCCGGCCGACCAGGCCACCAAGTGGTACGGCGACTTCGCCAAGCTGGTCACCCGCCTGAAGAAGGGCGAGGCCGGCAACCCGCTCAAGGGCATCGAGGAGACCGGCGACTACGAGGTCGACGAGAAGAAGCGCACCGTCGCCATCCACGAGCCCGGTGTGGCCAAGGTCGAGGACTGGCTGGGTATCGACAACCTGTACGAGTCGGTGAACACCCCGCTCGTCGGTTACCTGAACAACGCCATCAAGGCCAAGGAACTCTTCAAGAAGGACAAGGACTACGTCGTCATCGACGGCGAAGTCATGATCGTCGACGAGCACACCGGCCGTATCCTCGCCGGCCGCCGTTACAACGAGGGCATGCACCAGGCGATCGAGGCGAAGGAAGGGGTGGACATCAAGGACGAGAACCAGACCCTCGCCACGATCACCCTGCAGAACTTCTTCCGCCTCTACGGCAAGCTGTCCGGCATGACCGGTACGGCGATGACCGAGGCCGCCGAGTTCCACCAGATCTACAAGCTCGGCGTCGTCCCGATCCCGACCAACAAGCCCATGGTCCGCAAGGACCAGTCGGACCTGATCTACCGCACCGAGGTGGCCAAGTTCGACGCGGTGGTCGACGACATCGCGGAGAAGCACGAGAAGGGCCAGCCGATCCTCGTCGGCACGACGTCGGTCGAGAAGTCCGAGTACCTCTCGCAGCAGCTCTCCAAGCGCGGCATCCAGCACGAGGTGCTGAACGCCAAGCAGCACGACCGTGAGGCCACGATCGTCGCCCAGGCGGGCCGCCGGGGCGCGGTGACGGTCGCCACGAACATGGCCGGCCGAGGCACCGACATCAAGCTCGGCGGCAACCCCGAGGACCTCGCCGAGGCCGAGCTGCGCCAGCGCGGTCTCGACCCCGAGGAGCACATCGAGGAGTGGGCCGCCGCGCTGCCCGCCGCCCTGGAGAAGGCCGAACAGGCCGTCAAGGCGGAGAACGACGAGGTCAAGGACCTCGGCGGGCTCTACGTCCTGGGCACCGAGCGCCACGAGTCCCGGCGCATCGACAACCAGCTGCGCGGTCGCTCCGGCCGTCAGGGCGACCCGGGCGAGTCGCGCTTCTACCTCTCCCTCGGCGACGACCTGATGCGCCTCTTCAAGGCCCAGATGGTCGAGCGCGTGATGTCGATGGCGAACGTGCCGGACGACGTGCCGATCGAGAACAAGATGGTCACCCGCGCGATCGCGTCCGCCCAGTCGCAGGTCGAGCAGCAGAACTTCGAGACCCGCAAGAACGTCCTGAAGTACGACGAGGTGCTCAACCGCCAGCGCGAGGTCATCTACGGCGAGCGCCGCCGTGTCCTGGAGGGCGAGGACCTGCAGGAGCAGATCCAGCACTTCATGGACGACACGATCGACGCGTACATCGCGGCCGAGACCGCCGAGGGCTTCGCGGAGGAGTGGGACCTCGACCGTCTGTGGGGCGCCTTCCGGCAGCTCTACCCGGTGAAGGCCACCGTCGACGAGCTGGAGGAGGCGGCCGGTGACCGCGCCGGTCTGACCGCCGAGTTCATCTCCGAGTCCGTGAAGGACGACATCCACGAGCAGTACGCGGCGCGCGAGGAGCAGCTCGGCTCGGAGATCATGCGCGAGCTGGAGCGCCGGGTCGTGCTCTCCGTCCTGGACCGCAAGTGGCGTGAGCACCTCTACGAGATGGACTACCTCCAGGAGGGCATCGGTCTGCGCGCCATGGCGCAGAAGGACCCCCTGGTCGAGTACCAGCGCGAGGGCTTCGACATGTTCGGCGCCATGATGGACGGCATCAAGGAGGAGTCGGTCGGCTACCTGTTCAACCTGGAGGTCCAGGTCGAGCAGCAGGTCGAGGAGGTCCCGGTCGCGGACGCCGCGCCGTCGCTGGAGAAGGAGGACGTCGTCCCCGCGGGCGCGCGTCCCGAGATCCGCGCCAAGGGGCTCGACGCTCCGCAGCGTCCCGACCGCCTGCACTTCTCCGCGCCCACCGTGGACGGTGAGGGCGGCGTGGTCGAGGGCGACTTCCACAACGACGACGAGCCCGTGCGCTCCGAGGCCGACGGCCTCACCCGCGCGGAGCGCCGCAAGCAGCAGAAGAGCAGCGGCCGCCGCCGCAAGAAGTGA
- a CDS encoding Rv3235 family protein, whose translation MNKVMTRTQRRPGTRPPGRQDSRGPGTAPPRTPGGAPRRAPAGSPPPPPRTTPAPCPRGTLRSPAPRPRPTDLFADLLLAVLSGQRPVHCMLRHTAGRAYDELAWLAEHGRLRTRGTRPVVRDIGYYVPRPGAIEAFARIGAGDRTRAMAFRLEQGPDLRWRCTAVELGGPRMPRAADDG comes from the coding sequence ATGAACAAGGTGATGACCAGGACACAGCGCCGCCCGGGCACCCGCCCGCCCGGCCGCCAGGACTCACGCGGGCCCGGCACCGCCCCGCCCCGCACCCCGGGCGGCGCTCCCCGCAGGGCCCCCGCGGGCAGCCCGCCCCCGCCGCCGCGTACGACCCCGGCACCCTGTCCGCGCGGAACCCTGCGGAGCCCCGCTCCGCGGCCCCGGCCGACCGACCTCTTCGCCGACCTCCTGCTCGCCGTGCTGAGCGGTCAGCGGCCCGTCCACTGCATGCTGCGCCACACCGCGGGCCGCGCCTACGACGAGCTCGCCTGGCTCGCCGAACACGGCCGGCTGCGTACCCGCGGCACCCGGCCGGTCGTCCGCGACATCGGCTACTACGTCCCCCGCCCCGGTGCGATCGAGGCCTTCGCCCGTATCGGCGCGGGCGACCGGACCCGCGCCATGGCCTTCCGCCTGGAACAGGGCCCCGACCTGCGCTGGCGGTGCACGGCGGTGGAGCTGGGCGGCCCCCGCATGCCCCGCGCCGCCGACGACGGCTGA
- a CDS encoding DUF6912 family protein, producing MRVYVPLTLSGLAEAHKTGELGPGPVVAYAVTPALREWYVSDDIEELEYAALNRAALASLRLLAGERDTARRRVVVAVDVPDRAAVADPDRGLDPVALGEVRVAEAVPLAKAAAVHVDADDAEEDVSAAVRALGAADHGDDDAQFVVDGAEDHELLWFATQEIPNLVGLGD from the coding sequence ATGCGCGTCTACGTCCCCCTGACCCTCTCCGGCCTCGCCGAGGCGCACAAGACGGGGGAATTGGGACCGGGGCCGGTCGTGGCGTACGCGGTCACGCCCGCCCTGCGGGAGTGGTACGTCTCCGACGACATCGAGGAGCTCGAGTACGCGGCGCTGAACCGGGCCGCGCTGGCCTCGCTCCGGCTGCTCGCCGGGGAGCGGGACACCGCGCGGCGCCGGGTGGTCGTCGCCGTCGACGTGCCCGACCGTGCCGCGGTCGCCGATCCTGACCGGGGGCTCGACCCGGTGGCGCTCGGCGAGGTGCGGGTGGCGGAAGCGGTTCCCCTGGCCAAGGCGGCGGCGGTGCATGTCGACGCCGACGACGCCGAGGAGGACGTGTCCGCGGCCGTGCGGGCGCTCGGGGCGGCGGACCACGGGGACGACGACGCGCAGTTCGTCGTGGACGGCGCCGAGGACCACGAGCTGCTGTGGTTCGCGACGCAGGAGATCCCCAACCTGGTGGGACTCGGCGACTGA
- a CDS encoding HAD family hydrolase, with the protein MGKQEAAAHIVWDWNGTLFHDNAAIIGATNAAFAELGLAPITLERYRALYCVPVPKFYERLMGRLPTDAEWEIMDETFHRYYAQHRTACELTEGAATLLAGWRSAGHSQSLLSMYVHDELVPLVRGFGIEPHFVRVDGRTGPSGGSKAEHMVRHIGALAGVDPRRTVVIGDAADDAVAARHVGAQAVLYTGGSHGRVSLEEVGVPVVDSLAEAVEEAERLARQAA; encoded by the coding sequence ATGGGGAAGCAGGAAGCAGCAGCGCACATCGTGTGGGACTGGAACGGGACCCTGTTCCACGACAACGCCGCGATCATCGGCGCGACGAACGCGGCGTTCGCCGAGCTCGGGCTGGCACCGATCACGCTGGAGCGGTACCGGGCGCTGTACTGCGTCCCGGTGCCCAAGTTCTACGAGCGGCTGATGGGGAGGCTGCCTACGGACGCCGAGTGGGAGATCATGGACGAGACCTTCCACCGGTACTACGCGCAGCACCGTACGGCCTGTGAGCTGACCGAGGGCGCGGCGACGCTGCTGGCCGGCTGGCGGTCGGCCGGGCACAGCCAGTCGCTGCTGAGCATGTACGTCCACGACGAGCTGGTCCCGCTGGTCAGAGGGTTCGGGATCGAGCCGCACTTCGTACGGGTGGACGGCCGGACGGGCCCCTCCGGAGGCAGCAAGGCGGAGCACATGGTGCGCCACATCGGCGCGCTCGCCGGGGTCGATCCGCGGCGCACGGTCGTGATCGGGGACGCGGCCGACGACGCGGTCGCCGCCCGGCACGTGGGGGCGCAGGCCGTCCTGTACACCGGCGGATCGCACGGCCGTGTCAGCCTCGAAGAGGTGGGCGTGCCCGTGGTGGACAGCCTGGCCGAGGCGGTCGAGGAAGCCGAGCGCCTGGCACGGCAGGCGGCCTGA
- a CDS encoding DJ-1/PfpI family protein: protein MAAKILIVTGDAAESLEVLYPYQRLREEGYEVDIAAPTRKKLQFVVHDFEPGFDTYTEKPGYTWPADLAFSEVDPGQYVALVIPGGRAPEYLRGDPELRKILRSFFETDKPVAQICHGPLLTASVDALRGRRVTAYPALEPDMQTAGATFQDAEAVVDGTLVSARAWPDHPGWMREFLTVLRAKAPVT from the coding sequence ATGGCAGCGAAGATCCTGATCGTCACCGGTGACGCGGCGGAGTCGCTGGAGGTCCTGTACCCCTACCAGCGTCTGCGCGAGGAGGGCTACGAGGTCGACATCGCGGCCCCCACCCGCAAGAAGCTCCAGTTCGTGGTCCACGACTTCGAACCCGGTTTCGACACGTACACCGAGAAGCCCGGTTACACCTGGCCCGCCGATCTCGCCTTCAGCGAGGTCGACCCCGGCCAGTACGTCGCCCTCGTGATCCCGGGCGGCCGCGCACCCGAGTACCTGCGGGGCGACCCCGAACTCCGCAAGATCCTCAGGTCCTTCTTCGAGACGGACAAGCCCGTGGCCCAGATCTGCCACGGACCGCTGCTCACGGCCTCCGTGGACGCCCTGCGCGGGCGCCGGGTCACGGCCTATCCGGCGCTGGAGCCGGACATGCAGACGGCCGGCGCGACCTTCCAGGACGCGGAGGCGGTGGTCGACGGCACGCTCGTCTCGGCCCGCGCCTGGCCGGACCACCCGGGCTGGATGCGGGAGTTCCTCACGGTCCTGCGCGCGAAGGCGCCGGTGACCTGA
- a CDS encoding NAD-glutamate dehydrogenase gives MQTKLDEAKAELLERAARVAENSPVGGHLPTVKTGTSTPDRETVLAFLQRYYLHTAPEDMTDRDPVDVFGAAFSHYRLAENRPQGTASVRVHTPTVEENGWTSSHSVVEVVTDDMPFLVDSVTNELSRQGRGIHLVIHPQFAVRRDLTGELIEVLPGRPVAEELSHDAYVESWIHVEIDRETDRADLKQITADLLRVLSDVREAVEDWEKMRDASLRIAEELPSEPTAGDLRDREVEEARELLRWLSDDHFTFLGYREYELRDDDVLAAVPGTGLGILRSDPQHGGDDSHPVSPSFERLPADARAKAREHKLLVLTKANSRATVHRPSYLDYIGVKKFDADGNVVGERRFLGLFSSAAYTESVRRVPVVRRKVEEVLRGAGFSPNSHDGRDLLQILETYPRDELFQTPPDELRSIVTSVLYLQERRRLRLYLRQDEYGRYYSALVYLPRDRYTTGVRLRIIDILKEELGGSSVDFTAWNTESILSRLHFVVRVPQGTELAQLSEADKDRLEVRLVEAARSWADGFADALNAECGEERAAELLRRYGAAFPEGYKADHTPRAAVADLVHLEKLTDDDTKDFALSLYEPVGAAPGERRFKIYRTGEQVSLSAVLPALNRLGVEVTDERPYELRCSDRTTAWIYDFGLRLPKSLNGNGDYLGDDGRERFQEAFAATWIGEAENDGFNALVLSAGLTWRQAMVLRAYAKYLRQAGSTFSQDYMEDTLRNNVHTTRLLVSLFEARMSPERQHAGVELTDALMEELDAALDQVASLDEDRILRSFLTVIKATLRTNFFQKAQDGREHRYVSMKFDPQAIPDLPAPRPAYEIWVYSPKVEGVHLRFGKVARGGLRWSDRREDFRTEILGLVKAQMVKNTVIVPVGAKGGFVAKQLPDPSVDRDAWLAEGIRSYRTFISALLDITDNMVAGEIVPPADVVRHDEDDTYLVVAADKGTATFSDIANEVAESYDFWLGDAFASGGSAGYDHKKMGITARGAWESVKRHFRELGVNTQTEDFTVVGVGDMSGDVFGNGMLLSEHIRLVAAFDHRHIFLDPTPVAETSYAERRRLFELPRSSWADYDTELISAGGGVFPRTAKAIPVNSHVREALGIDAGVAKMTPADLMKAILQAPVDLLWNGGIGTYVKASTESHADVGDKANDAIRVDGADLRVKVVGEGGNLGLTQLGRIEFAQHGGRMNTDAIDNSAGVDTSDHEVNIKILLNAVVANGDLTVKQRNKLLAQMTDEVGHLVLRNNYAQNVAISNALAQSGSMLHAQQRFLRHLVREGHLDRALEFLPSDRQIRERLNSGQGLTGPETAVLLAYTKITVSDELLATSLPDDPYLRNLLFEYFPTALREKFREQIGGHALSREIVTTLLVNDTVNTGGTSFLHRLREETGASLEEIVRAQTAARAIFGSSAVWDAVEALDNVVAADVQTRIRLHSRRLVERGTRWLLNNRPQPLQLAENISFFREGVAQVWGELPKLLRGADLEWYQQIFDELSGAGVPEELATRVAGFSSAFPTLDIVAVADRTGKDPMAVAEVYYDLADRLNITQLMDRIIELPRADRWQSMARASIREDLYAAHASLTSDVLAVGDGAATPEQRFKAWEEKNAAILGRARTTLEEIQGSDAFDLANLSVAMRTMRTLLRTHA, from the coding sequence ATGCAGACCAAGCTGGACGAAGCAAAGGCCGAGCTGCTCGAACGGGCCGCCCGGGTAGCTGAGAACAGTCCGGTCGGGGGGCACCTACCGACCGTGAAGACGGGCACGAGCACCCCCGACCGGGAGACCGTGCTCGCGTTCCTCCAGCGCTACTACCTGCACACAGCCCCGGAGGACATGACCGACCGCGACCCGGTCGACGTCTTCGGAGCCGCCTTCTCGCACTACCGACTGGCCGAGAACCGCCCCCAGGGCACGGCCAGCGTCCGCGTGCACACGCCCACCGTCGAGGAGAACGGCTGGACCTCCAGCCACTCCGTCGTCGAGGTCGTGACCGACGACATGCCCTTCCTCGTCGACTCGGTCACCAACGAGCTGTCCCGGCAGGGCCGCGGCATCCACCTCGTCATCCACCCGCAGTTCGCCGTACGACGTGACCTGACCGGTGAGCTCATCGAGGTGCTGCCCGGCCGGCCCGTCGCCGAGGAACTGTCGCACGACGCGTACGTCGAGTCCTGGATCCACGTCGAGATCGACCGCGAGACCGACCGGGCCGACCTGAAGCAGATCACCGCCGATCTGCTGCGGGTGCTGTCCGACGTCCGCGAGGCCGTCGAGGACTGGGAGAAGATGCGCGACGCCTCGCTGCGCATCGCCGAGGAGCTGCCGTCCGAGCCGACCGCGGGCGACCTGCGCGACCGGGAGGTCGAAGAGGCCCGTGAGCTGCTGCGCTGGCTCTCGGACGACCACTTCACCTTCCTCGGGTACCGCGAGTACGAGCTGCGCGACGACGACGTGCTGGCGGCGGTGCCCGGGACCGGGCTCGGCATCCTGCGCTCCGACCCGCAGCACGGCGGCGACGACAGCCATCCCGTGAGCCCCTCCTTCGAGCGGCTGCCCGCCGACGCCCGCGCCAAGGCCCGCGAGCACAAGCTCCTGGTGCTCACCAAGGCCAACAGCCGCGCCACCGTGCACCGGCCGTCCTACCTCGACTACATCGGTGTGAAGAAGTTCGACGCCGACGGCAACGTGGTCGGCGAGCGGCGCTTCCTCGGCCTGTTCTCCTCGGCCGCCTACACCGAGTCCGTACGGCGCGTCCCCGTCGTCCGCCGCAAGGTCGAGGAGGTCCTCCGGGGCGCGGGCTTCTCGCCCAACAGCCACGACGGCCGCGACCTGCTGCAGATCCTGGAGACGTACCCCCGCGACGAGCTCTTCCAGACGCCCCCGGACGAGCTGCGCTCCATCGTCACCTCCGTGCTCTACCTCCAGGAGCGGCGGCGGCTGCGGCTCTACCTGCGCCAGGACGAGTACGGGCGCTACTACTCGGCGCTCGTCTACCTCCCGCGCGACCGCTACACCACCGGCGTACGCCTTCGGATCATCGACATCCTGAAGGAGGAACTCGGCGGCAGCAGCGTCGACTTCACGGCCTGGAACACCGAGTCGATCCTCTCCCGGCTGCACTTCGTGGTCCGGGTGCCGCAGGGCACCGAGCTCGCGCAGCTCAGCGAAGCCGACAAGGACAGGCTCGAGGTGCGGCTCGTCGAGGCCGCCCGGTCCTGGGCCGACGGATTCGCCGACGCGCTGAACGCCGAGTGCGGTGAGGAGCGCGCGGCCGAGCTGCTGCGCCGCTACGGCGCCGCCTTCCCCGAGGGCTACAAGGCCGACCACACCCCGCGGGCCGCCGTCGCCGACCTGGTCCACCTGGAGAAGCTCACCGACGACGACACCAAGGACTTCGCGCTCAGCCTCTACGAGCCGGTGGGCGCCGCTCCCGGCGAACGCCGCTTCAAGATCTACCGCACCGGCGAGCAGGTCTCCCTCTCCGCGGTGCTGCCGGCCCTCAACCGGCTCGGCGTGGAGGTCACCGACGAGCGCCCCTACGAACTGCGCTGCTCGGACCGCACCACGGCGTGGATCTACGACTTCGGGCTGCGGCTGCCGAAGTCCCTCAACGGCAACGGCGACTACCTCGGCGACGACGGCCGCGAGCGCTTCCAGGAGGCGTTCGCCGCCACCTGGATCGGCGAGGCCGAGAACGACGGCTTCAACGCCCTCGTGCTGAGCGCCGGGCTGACCTGGCGGCAGGCGATGGTGCTGCGCGCGTACGCCAAGTACCTGCGCCAGGCCGGTTCCACCTTCAGCCAGGACTACATGGAGGACACCCTCCGCAACAACGTCCACACCACCCGGCTGCTCGTCTCGCTCTTCGAGGCGCGGATGTCCCCGGAGCGCCAGCACGCCGGGGTCGAGCTCACGGACGCCCTGATGGAGGAGCTGGACGCCGCCCTGGACCAGGTCGCCTCGCTCGACGAGGACCGGATCCTGCGGTCCTTCCTCACCGTCATCAAGGCGACGCTGCGCACCAACTTCTTCCAGAAGGCGCAGGACGGCAGGGAGCACCGCTACGTCTCCATGAAGTTCGACCCGCAGGCCATCCCGGACCTGCCGGCGCCGCGCCCCGCGTACGAGATCTGGGTGTACTCGCCGAAGGTGGAGGGTGTGCACCTGCGGTTCGGCAAGGTCGCGCGCGGAGGTCTGCGCTGGTCCGACCGGCGGGAGGACTTCCGGACGGAGATCCTCGGGCTGGTCAAGGCGCAGATGGTGAAGAACACCGTCATCGTGCCGGTCGGCGCCAAGGGCGGGTTCGTCGCCAAGCAGCTGCCCGACCCGTCCGTGGACCGGGACGCGTGGCTCGCGGAGGGCATCCGCAGCTACCGGACCTTCATCTCCGCGCTGCTCGACATCACCGACAACATGGTCGCCGGTGAGATCGTGCCCCCGGCGGACGTCGTCCGGCACGACGAGGACGACACCTACCTGGTGGTCGCCGCCGACAAGGGCACCGCCACCTTCTCGGACATCGCCAACGAGGTCGCCGAGAGCTACGACTTCTGGCTCGGGGACGCCTTCGCCTCCGGCGGTTCGGCCGGTTACGACCACAAGAAGATGGGCATCACCGCCCGCGGGGCCTGGGAGTCCGTCAAGCGGCACTTCCGGGAGCTGGGGGTGAACACCCAGACCGAGGACTTCACCGTCGTCGGCGTCGGCGACATGTCCGGTGACGTGTTCGGCAACGGCATGCTGCTCAGCGAGCACATCAGGCTGGTCGCGGCCTTCGACCACCGGCACATCTTCCTCGACCCGACCCCGGTCGCGGAGACCTCGTACGCCGAGCGCCGGCGCCTCTTCGAGCTGCCCCGCTCCTCGTGGGCCGACTACGACACGGAGCTGATCTCCGCGGGCGGCGGCGTCTTCCCGCGCACCGCCAAGGCGATCCCGGTCAACTCCCATGTCCGCGAGGCCCTCGGCATCGACGCCGGGGTCGCGAAGATGACCCCCGCCGACCTGATGAAGGCGATCCTCCAGGCACCGGTCGACCTGCTGTGGAACGGCGGCATCGGCACCTATGTGAAGGCGTCCACCGAGTCGCACGCGGACGTCGGCGACAAGGCCAACGACGCGATCCGCGTCGACGGCGCCGACCTGCGGGTCAAGGTCGTCGGCGAGGGCGGCAACCTGGGCCTGACCCAGCTCGGCCGGATCGAGTTCGCGCAGCACGGCGGCCGGATGAACACCGACGCCATCGACAACAGCGCGGGCGTGGACACCTCCGACCACGAGGTGAACATCAAGATCCTGCTCAACGCCGTGGTGGCCAACGGGGATCTGACCGTCAAGCAGCGCAACAAGCTGCTCGCCCAGATGACCGACGAGGTCGGCCACCTGGTGCTGCGCAACAACTACGCGCAGAACGTGGCGATCTCCAACGCGCTCGCCCAGTCCGGGAGCATGCTCCACGCCCAGCAGCGCTTCCTGCGCCATCTGGTCAGGGAGGGCCACCTCGACCGGGCCCTGGAGTTCCTGCCGAGCGACCGGCAGATCCGCGAGCGGCTCAACTCCGGTCAGGGGCTGACCGGTCCGGAGACGGCCGTCCTGCTCGCGTACACGAAGATCACGGTCTCCGACGAGCTGCTCGCCACCTCGCTGCCCGACGACCCGTATCTGCGCAACCTGCTGTTCGAGTACTTCCCGACGGCGCTGCGGGAGAAGTTCCGCGAGCAGATCGGCGGACACGCGCTGAGCCGGGAGATCGTGACGACCCTCCTGGTCAACGACACGGTCAACACGGGCGGTACGAGCTTCCTGCACCGTCTGCGCGAGGAGACCGGTGCCTCCCTGGAGGAGATCGTCCGGGCGCAGACCGCGGCCCGCGCGATCTTCGGGTCGAGCGCGGTGTGGGACGCGGTGGAGGCGCTCGACAATGTCGTCGCCGCCGATGTCCAGACCCGGATCCGGCTGCACTCCCGTCGGCTCGTCGAGCGCGGTACGCGCTGGCTGCTCAACAACCGGCCGCAGCCGCTCCAGCTCGCCGAGAACATCTCGTTCTTCCGCGAGGGGGTCGCGCAGGTCTGGGGCGAGCTGCCCAAGCTGCTGCGCGGCGCGGACCTGGAGTGGTACCAGCAGATCTTCGACGAGCTGTCGGGCGCGGGCGTGCCGGAGGAGCTGGCCACCCGGGTGGCCGGGTTCTCCTCGGCCTTCCCGACGCTGGACATCGTCGCGGTGGCCGACCGCACGGGCAAGGACCCGATGGCCGTCGCCGAGGTCTACTACGACCTCGCCGACCGTCTGAACATCACCCAGCTCATGGACCGCATCATCGAGCTTCCGCGGGCCGACCGCTGGCAGTCCATGGCCCGCGCCTCGATCCGTGAGGACCTGTACGCGGCCCACGCCTCGCTCACCTCCGACGTCCTCGCCGTCGGCGACGGCGCCGCGACCCCGGAGCAGCGCTTCAAGGCCTGGGAGGAGAAGAACGCGGCGATCCTGGGCCGCGCCCGCACCACACTGGAGGAGATCCAGGGATCCGACGCGTTCGACCTCGCCAACCTCTCGGTGGCGATGCGCACGATGCGGACGCTGCTGCGGACGCACGCGTAG
- a CDS encoding GtrA family protein, whose product MAVNFLVFNLLLHGLKWAPMAATVIASCVAMGTNYLGFRFFAYRDRASRTRRQILLFFVFSGIGVVMESALFYVGYHGLGMRGPLGSNLAKALSIVLASAFRFLVYRTWVFERTGGDRPEPAPGPRLPD is encoded by the coding sequence GTGGCGGTCAACTTCCTCGTCTTCAATCTCCTGCTGCACGGTCTGAAATGGGCCCCGATGGCCGCCACGGTCATCGCCAGCTGTGTGGCCATGGGCACCAACTACCTCGGCTTCCGCTTCTTCGCCTACCGCGACCGGGCCTCGCGCACCCGGCGGCAGATCCTCCTGTTCTTCGTCTTCAGCGGCATCGGCGTCGTCATGGAGAGCGCGCTGTTCTACGTCGGCTACCACGGCCTCGGCATGAGGGGTCCGCTCGGCTCCAACCTGGCCAAGGCGCTGTCGATCGTGCTGGCCTCGGCCTTCCGGTTCCTGGTCTACCGGACCTGGGTGTTCGAGCGGACGGGAGGCGACCGCCCGGAGCCCGCCCCGGGTCCACGGCTGCCCGACTGA